The nucleotide window TTGATCCGTTCTGGTTCTTCTTTGGCAAGCTGATGATAACTTGACTGCACCCGTTCAAAAAATTCTCTAGACTCAAGCTCAATCCGATCAAGTTCGCGCCCACGACTTAACCGATCAAGAGCAAGCTCTAACGGGACATCAAAAAGAAACGTCATATCGGTAGTTAGATGTGGCTCAAGTAAAGCATAAACTTGTTTAATTTTTTCTATACCAAGCGCCCTACCGCCACCCTGATAAGCGATTGAAGCATCGACAAAACGATCAGCAATCACCCACACACCCGCATCAAGATTAGGCACAATCACCTGCCGAATTAACTCCTGCCGTGAAGCAAAATAAAGTAATAATTCAGTATTATGATGCATATGCTCGCTAGTTAATAACAATTCGCGAATCTTCTCACCAAGAACAGTACCCCCCGGCTCACGGGTAATGATTACTTCCTTACCATGCTCCTTGATATAATCACGGATAAATTCAACATGGGTTGATTTACCTGCCCCATCAATACCTTCTACTGAAATAAATGTCCCGCGCTTCATATTAATTTGTCCTGTTATTATTTCTTAGTACTTTTCACTGGCTCTGGCTTTTTCAGATACTGATTTACTGCCTGCGAATGCTCATCATAAGTATATGAAAATTTGGTTTTACCATTACCGATTGCCACGAAATACAATAATTTATAATCATCACCCGGATTAGCAGCAGCAGCTAGTGCAGATTGTGATGGAGTACAAATTGGTGTTGGGGGCAAACCATTATGTAAGTAAGTATTATACGGCGTATCAATTTTGAAATCAGCGCGAGTAATAGTCGCTTTATTATTTAAACCATAAAACACTGCGGGATCATCCTGCAAACGCATATTAGTACGTAAACGATTATTAAATACCGTTGATATCTGGTACATATCCTCTTTATCAGAAGTTTCTTTCTGAATCAAACTTGCCATTACCAGTAATTGATATGGGTCTTGATAATTAGTAGCATTTTTGTTTTTATTTACCCATAAGTCGGCAAGTTTATTTTGCATCAAGCGGTAAGATATGCGCATAACCTCCAGATCGGGCTGATTCGGCGCGATAAAATAAGTCGAAGGATAAAGTAAGCCTTCCATCCGTGAATAAGGAATTTTTAGCGCATCACGAATCTGATCTTCAGTCATGCTCTCAGTCATATGTAAAAGGTGTGGTTGCTGATTAAGATATGCCCTTATCTGACGGAAATTCCAGCCTTCAAGAATCTTAATACTAATTTCATCGGGCTTACCATTAGTAATCCGCCGAATTAACTCGAGTAGGGACATCGGCTGTTTGATGAGATATAGACCAGCTGTAACTTTTTTATCTTTATCCATTAGTCTAGTTAGAGCTACCATTAGGCGCGGCGAACTTACAATTCCGCTTTCATCAAGCTTTTTCGCAACGCTTCGGATAGATTCATTTTTATCAATAATTAACTGATACGGTGCATTTCCCGGTAATTTATTTGGATAATAAACTAGATAACCAAGATAGATAATTACTATAACTATTAGAAAAAGAATTAGTTTAGTAATTGAAAATGGTTGCTGCACCTGTTTTTTCTTGCGGGTTGCCATAGATCAAAACTCCAGAGTTACAGTTTATCCGGGGTATCCGTTAATTCTAGATCAATAAATAACTTATCCATATCGACATTGGCTATTGTCACTTCCAGTTCCTGACCAGCAGTATATTTAAAACCGCTATTTTTACCAACTAACCAATGTTTCTTTTCATCAAAGACAAAATAATCACCACCAAGTTCAGTAACATGAACCAGCCCATCAATCAGTAATTCCGGAATTGAAACAAATAACCCAAAGCTAACCACACTAGTAACAATACCGGGAAAGCTATCACCAACATGATTTTGGGCATATTTACATTTATAGTATGAATCTACCTTACGTTCCATTTCCTCTGCTCTACGCTCGCAAAATGAAGTTTCCTGCCCCATTTGTTCGGCTGACTCAAGATAAGCATAAGTTTTCTTATTGATAACTGCCTTACAGGCTCTATGCACCAGTAAATCTGGATAACGGCGAATTGGGGAAGTAAAATGTAAATAACGTTCATATGCCAGCCCAAAGTGTCCAATATTTTTGGGCGAATATTCAGCTAGCTGCATTGAACGTAAAATCGTCTGTTGAATAATTCCGGTATTTGGCAATGACTTAACCCGTTCAACCAGTCTTGCATAGTCTTTAGGCGTAACACTTTCCTGTGTAACATCAAAAGGAATCGCTACTGAATCAAGATAGGATTTTAGGGCACTAAATTTTTTCTCACTTGGCCTATCGTGGTTACGATAAATAGTTATATGTTCATGACTATTTAAAAATGCTGCAACCGAAACATTGGCAGCAAGCATACATTCTTCAATCAAACGATGTGAATCAAGTCGGTTACGTGGTTTTAAGCCAGTTACATTACCATCTTTATCAAATTCAAAATATGGCTCTGTACTATCAAAATCGATTGCGCCACGCTTTTGTCTAGCACGTAATAACGCTTTATAAACATTATAAAGACTAGTCAGACTATCTCTAATATCATGCGGAATCCGATCACGATCTTCAAGCCATTCCTGAACCATATTATAAGTCAGACGATAATGAGAATGGATTACTGCATTATCAACCGCATAATCCGTTATCTCACCTTCAGCACTAATATCCATATGACAAACCATTACTAGCCGATCAACATTTGGATTAAGTGAGCAAAGCCCATTGGAAAGTTTTTCGGGTAGCATCGGTACTACTCGACGTGGGAAATAGATTGAAGTACTTCGGGCATAAGCATCAATATCAAGAGCTGAATTATGTTTCACATAATGCGCAACATCAGCAATTGCTACCGATAAGGTGTAACTACCATCCGGGTTCGTTTCACAAAATACAGCATCATCAAAGTCGCGTGCATCTTCACCATCAATTGTCACAAATGGCAAGTGACGAATATCTTCACGCCCTTTGATGTCTTTTTCATTAATGCTATCTGGAATTTTCTCTACATATTTTAAAGCTTCTTCACTAAACTCAATCGGAGCACCAGATTCGATCAATACTCGATTGACAAAAACCTCATCATCTCCTGCATGCCCAAGATTAGCAGTAATATTTACCCGAAAATAAGCTTCTTTTATATTTGGATAGCTAACAATTACCACGCTATAGATACTATCAAGATCAGGGATCTGACTAGTTGTTTCAATAACTACCGGATAATTGCCTAGTTTATGATTATCACTGATAAGGTAGTACTTATCCTTATATTGTTCAACACGCCCAACCAAGTTAGTTAATTTATGCTTGATTATTTCTTTGACTTCGGCTAAAGGTCGCCCTTCTTTATCTGCACCACATGGCGCAACGGTTACTTCATCGCCATCGATAGCAAAATTTTCATGTCCCGGATGAATGAAATACATCTGTTTACTATGTGGATCAGTGGCTACCCCACCTCTAGCATCTTTATTTGCATGATAAACACACAACCGGTTTGGCTTGGCAAGTGTAACCAAATGATCAGTACTGATTTTTATTTCTTTAGCCGTGACCATTTTTTTTAGCAGTTTTTTAAACTCCTGCTCTTCTTTCTTATCTACCGCAAGATGATACATAAGTTCATGAATCGAAAGGCTTTTATGCTTTAGTAATACTACAACAATATCATGTGCTTCTGTTGTGTGTCTAGACATGTAGATTCTCTTTACTAGTATTTAATTTATAACAGCGCATGGTATTTTTTAATAACATCGCAATCGTCATTGGACCAACGCCACCGGGTACCGGAGTAATATATTTTACTTTGGGTAAAGCGTCATTAAAATTAACATCACCACATAATTTGCCATCATTAAGACGATTTATGCCAACATCAATTACTATTGCATCTGGCTTTAACCATTCTGCCTGAACAAAATTAGGATTACCAATTGCCGCAACCAAAATATCTGCCGAGGCAATAATTTCTTCAACATTACGAGTTTTACTATTACACATGGTAACAGTCGTACCCCGATTCATTAGTTCAAGAGCCATCGGACGCCCAACAATATTAGAAGTTCCCAGAATAACTGCATGCTTGCCGTGATAATTTACTTTTATATTATCCAGCATATACATCACTCCATGCGGCGTGCATGGACAAATATTTGGATCACGTAAGGCAAGCGACCCCATATTATAACGATGGAAACCATCAACATCTTTATTAGGTAGTATAGTATCGATAACTAACTTACTATCCAGATGGGCTGGCAATGGTAACTGAACCAGTATTCCATCAACCATAAAATCAGCATTAAGATCTTTTATTAAAGTACTTAATTCTTCTTGAGTCGTTGATTCTGGTAAAACAAATTCGAGTGATTTTATCCCGACCTTTTGACAAGCATTTTTTTTGTTTTTAACATATACTTGTGAAGCCGGATCATTTCCCACCAAAACTACGGCTAGACAAGGAGTTCGTAATTGATTAATCTGTAAATCTTCAACATCTTCACTAATTGCATCAAGAATCTGGCTAGAAAGTTCTTTTCCACTGATTATTTTACTTTGATACATTGCATCTACCATATTGCTTTTATTCCTTTCCAAGCTTTTTGCGTAAACATCCCAGATAAACTTCAGGATTTGGCTGCTGATTGCTATATTGTGCCTGCCAGATCATTTCAGCTAGACAATCCATTACTTCATGTTCGGCTTGATGTCTATCTTGATATTTTTCACACAGATCATGATATAACTCTTTAACACCAAATGGCTGATTGATTGAAAGCTGTTCATGAATTGAAACATGCATGCTTAAATGGAGAAATGGATTTGTTTCACCAGCTTCTGGCGACCAGTTAAATTCAAGATATTTCTCACGATCGGAGAGAATATTATTATACTCTGGATGTTCATAAACCACACTAAAGGCAATCTTTTCAAGTGGGGTCAAATTTTCCTGATTTGTTCCCTTGCGATAAACATCAAAGAAAAAATTACGCACATCCTGAACACTGGGATTAAACATATTAATGGCTACCGGAATAAAATTCTTTACGATAAGCATATAAGCCAGGAACACCACCAGTCATAAGATAAAGGATCTTTTGATTTCGGCGATATTTACCCATTTTTATACCACTGACTAACCCAGCGAAAGCCTTACCACCATAGACAGGGTCAAGAAATAAACCTTCTTTTTCAGCGACCAAACGAACCGTCTCAATCATTCGACGCGTAGGAATCCCATAACCATCACCAAGACAGCGATCATCAACTAGCACATCACTGCTACCAATTTTAGCTCTACTATCAAGTAGTTTTAAAGTATCTCGGGCTAGCTCTAGAGTATTATCAGCAGTTACACTATCATTATCAAGAACAGAATAGCCTTTAATATCTATATCTACATCAAGAGCCTTAAATCCTGCTAATAATCCAGCATGTGTGCCAGAACTACCATTTGGTAAAACCACATAATCAAAGCGTAAATCCATTTCTCGCATTTGATCTGCAATTTCATTAGCACAGCTAACATAACCCAATGAACCTAGTGCATCTGAAGCACCAAACGGGATAATATATGGCTTTTTGCCAGCATCACGGAGTTTATCTTCTAATCTTCTTACCGTTTTTAGCATATCAGCATCAGATGAAACGTTATAAGTTCTAACATCTAAAATTTTATCAAGTAGCACATTACCATTATACTGATAATCATCATCATAACGCCTAACTTTGCTTTTCAAAATTAGCTCACATCCAAAGCCCTGACTCAAAGCAACGGCTGCAGTTACCCGGGCTAGATTAGATTGTAGCGCTCCAGTCGCAATGATTACATTCGCTCCACGCGCTTTGGCTTCACCGATATGAAACTCGAGCTTGCGTAATTTATTACCACCTTCACCAATAAAATTTAGATCATCGCGTTTTACATATATTTGTGGACCACCCAGATAATCACTCAATCTAGTTAACGACTGAATTGGCGTAACCATCGGCAATAATTTAATACGATTAAAATCAGATAGTTTTTTCATTT belongs to Aquella oligotrophica and includes:
- the tmk gene encoding dTMP kinase, giving the protein MKRGTFISVEGIDGAGKSTHVEFIRDYIKEHGKEVIITREPGGTVLGEKIRELLLTSEHMHHNTELLLYFASRQELIRQVIVPNLDAGVWVIADRFVDASIAYQGGGRALGIEKIKQVYALLEPHLTTDMTFLFDVPLELALDRLSRGRELDRIELESREFFERVQSSYHQLAKEEPERIKTVMTNQPVKYTRDLLTKYLDDLLKRSS
- the mltG gene encoding endolytic transglycosylase MltG translates to MATRKKKQVQQPFSITKLILFLIVIVIIYLGYLVYYPNKLPGNAPYQLIIDKNESIRSVAKKLDESGIVSSPRLMVALTRLMDKDKKVTAGLYLIKQPMSLLELIRRITNGKPDEISIKILEGWNFRQIRAYLNQQPHLLHMTESMTEDQIRDALKIPYSRMEGLLYPSTYFIAPNQPDLEVMRISYRLMQNKLADLWVNKNKNATNYQDPYQLLVMASLIQKETSDKEDMYQISTVFNNRLRTNMRLQDDPAVFYGLNNKATITRADFKIDTPYNTYLHNGLPPTPICTPSQSALAAAANPGDDYKLLYFVAIGNGKTKFSYTYDEHSQAVNQYLKKPEPVKSTKK
- the rnr gene encoding ribonuclease R, whose translation is MSRHTTEAHDIVVVLLKHKSLSIHELMYHLAVDKKEEQEFKKLLKKMVTAKEIKISTDHLVTLAKPNRLCVYHANKDARGGVATDPHSKQMYFIHPGHENFAIDGDEVTVAPCGADKEGRPLAEVKEIIKHKLTNLVGRVEQYKDKYYLISDNHKLGNYPVVIETTSQIPDLDSIYSVVIVSYPNIKEAYFRVNITANLGHAGDDEVFVNRVLIESGAPIEFSEEALKYVEKIPDSINEKDIKGREDIRHLPFVTIDGEDARDFDDAVFCETNPDGSYTLSVAIADVAHYVKHNSALDIDAYARSTSIYFPRRVVPMLPEKLSNGLCSLNPNVDRLVMVCHMDISAEGEITDYAVDNAVIHSHYRLTYNMVQEWLEDRDRIPHDIRDSLTSLYNVYKALLRARQKRGAIDFDSTEPYFEFDKDGNVTGLKPRNRLDSHRLIEECMLAANVSVAAFLNSHEHITIYRNHDRPSEKKFSALKSYLDSVAIPFDVTQESVTPKDYARLVERVKSLPNTGIIQQTILRSMQLAEYSPKNIGHFGLAYERYLHFTSPIRRYPDLLVHRACKAVINKKTYAYLESAEQMGQETSFCERRAEEMERKVDSYYKCKYAQNHVGDSFPGIVTSVVSFGLFVSIPELLIDGLVHVTELGGDYFVFDEKKHWLVGKNSGFKYTAGQELEVTIANVDMDKLFIDLELTDTPDKL
- the folD gene encoding bifunctional methylenetetrahydrofolate dehydrogenase/methenyltetrahydrofolate cyclohydrolase FolD, which translates into the protein MYQSKIISGKELSSQILDAISEDVEDLQINQLRTPCLAVVLVGNDPASQVYVKNKKNACQKVGIKSLEFVLPESTTQEELSTLIKDLNADFMVDGILVQLPLPAHLDSKLVIDTILPNKDVDGFHRYNMGSLALRDPNICPCTPHGVMYMLDNIKVNYHGKHAVILGTSNIVGRPMALELMNRGTTVTMCNSKTRNVEEIIASADILVAAIGNPNFVQAEWLKPDAIVIDVGINRLNDGKLCGDVNFNDALPKVKYITPVPGGVGPMTIAMLLKNTMRCYKLNTSKENLHV
- a CDS encoding DUF1841 family protein, giving the protein MFNPSVQDVRNFFFDVYRKGTNQENLTPLEKIAFSVVYEHPEYNNILSDREKYLEFNWSPEAGETNPFLHLSMHVSIHEQLSINQPFGVKELYHDLCEKYQDRHQAEHEVMDCLAEMIWQAQYSNQQPNPEVYLGCLRKKLGKE
- a CDS encoding D-cysteine desulfhydrase family protein; the protein is MKKLSDFNRIKLLPMVTPIQSLTRLSDYLGGPQIYVKRDDLNFIGEGGNKLRKLEFHIGEAKARGANVIIATGALQSNLARVTAAVALSQGFGCELILKSKVRRYDDDYQYNGNVLLDKILDVRTYNVSSDADMLKTVRRLEDKLRDAGKKPYIIPFGASDALGSLGYVSCANEIADQMREMDLRFDYVVLPNGSSGTHAGLLAGFKALDVDIDIKGYSVLDNDSVTADNTLELARDTLKLLDSRAKIGSSDVLVDDRCLGDGYGIPTRRMIETVRLVAEKEGLFLDPVYGGKAFAGLVSGIKMGKYRRNQKILYLMTGGVPGLYAYRKEFYSGSH